The window TGGATTTCAATTTGAATGACGAGCAGGAACTGTTTGTCGCAGGTATTCGTGAACTGATGGCCAGTGAGAACTGGGAAGCTTACTTTGCCGAGTGCGATCGTGACAGCGTCTACCCAGAACGTTTTGTAAAAGCGCTGGCGGATATGGGCATCGACAGCCTGCTGATCCCGGAAGAACACGGCGGTCTGGAAGCCGGTTTCGTCACCGTTGCCGCGGTGTGGATGGAATTAGGTCGCCTTGGCGCACCGACTTACGTGCTGTATCAATTGCCGGGAGGTTTTAACACTTTCCTGCGTGAAGGCACCCAGGAACAAATTGATAAAATCATGGCGTTCCAGGGCACCGGTAAGCAGATGTGGAACTCCGCTATCACAGAACCGGGAGCTGGATCGGATGTTGGCAGTCTGAAAACCACTTATACACGCAAAGATGGTAAGGTTTATCTTAATGGCAGTAAGTGCTTTATCACCAGTAGCGCCTATACCCCGTATATCGTGGTAATGGCTCGTGATGGTGCATCGCCGGATAAACCGATTTACACCGAGTGGTTTGTTGACATGACGAAAGCCGGTATCAAAGTCAATAAGCTGGAGAAACTCGGCCTGCGCATGGACAGTTGCTGTGAAATTACCTTTGATGACGTCGAACTGGATGAAAAAGACATGTTCGGTCGGGAAGGTAATGGCTTTAACCGCGTGAAAGAAGAGTTTGACCACGAACGTTTCCTCGTCGCCCTGACCAACTACGGTACAGCAATGTGCGCCTTTGAAGATGCGGCGCGCTACGCCAATCAACGCGTCCAGTTTGGCGAAGCAATCGGTCGTTTCCAGCTCATTCAGGAGAAGTTTGCGCATATGGCGATCAAACTGAACTCCATGAAAAACATGCTGCTGGAAGCCGCGTGGAAAGCAGATAACGGCACCATTACCTCGGGTGATGCAGCAATGTGCAAATACTTCTGCGCTAACGCCGCGTTTGAGGTCGTGGACACCTCCATGCAGGTACTCGGCGGTGTGGGTATTGCGGGCAATCACCGCATCACGCGCTTCTGGCGTGACCTGCGTGTTGACCGTGTTTCCGGTGGCTCTGATGAAATGCAGATCCTGACGTTGGGTCGTGCGGTACTCAAGCAATACCGCTAAGTGGGATGCCGGATGGCGCTTCGCCTATCCGGCCTACAACTAACTGCCAGGAGTTACATTATGGACCATTTACCAATGCCTGCATTTGGGCCGCTTGCCGGCGTACGCGTTGTCTTTTCAGGAATCGAAATCGCCGGGCCGTTCGCCGGACAGATGTTTGCCGAATGGGGCGCTGAGGTTATCTGGATTGAAAACGTCGCCTGGGCCGATACCATCCGCGTTCAACCCAACTACCCGCAGCTGTCACGCCGCAACCTGCACGCCCTGTCACTCAATATTTTCAAAGATGAAGGCCGGGAAGCGTTTCTGAAGCTCATGGAAACCACCGACATTTTCATTGAAGCCAGTAAAGGTCCGGCCTTTGCCCGCCGCGGTATTACCGATGAGGTTTTATGGGAGCATAACCCGAAGCTGGTTATCGCTCACCTCTCCGGCTTCGGCCAGTATGGCACCGATGAGTACACCAACCTCCCGGCGTACAATACCATCGCCCAGGCGTTCAGCGGTTATCTGATTCAAAACGGCGACGTTGACCAGCCGATGCCAGCCTTCCCGTACACCGCCGATTACTTCTCCGGCATGACAGCCACCACGGCAGCCCTGGCTGCTCTGTATAAAGTGCGCGAAACGGGTAAAGGCGAAAGTATCGATATTGCCATGTACGAAGTCATGCTGCGTATGGGCCAGTACTTCATGATGGATTACTTCAACGGCGGTGAAGTTTGCCCGCGCATGACTAAAGGTAAAGACCCCTACTACGCCGGTTGCGGCCTGTATAAATGCGCCGACGGCTACATCGTGATGGAGCTGGTTGGCATTACGCAAATCAACGAATGCTTTAAGGATATTGGTCTGGCGCACATTCTCGGAACGCCAGAAGTTCCGGAAGGCACGCAGCTCATCCATCGTGTTGAGTGCCCGTACGGCCCGTTAGTCGAAGAGAAACTGGATGCCTGGCTGGCAGAACACACTATTGCAGACGTTCAGGCGCGCTTTGCCGAACTGAATATCGCCTGCGCGAAAGTACTGACGATCCCGGAACTGGAAGACAACCCGCAGTACGTAGCCCGTGAATCTATTACCCAGTGGCAAACGATGGACGGTCGCACCTGTAAAGGCCCCAACATCATGCCGAAATTCAAAAATAACCCAGGGAAAATCTGGCGTGGCATGCCGTCACACGGCATGGATACCGCCGCCATTCTGAAAAATATCGGTTACAGCGAAGCAGACATTAATGAGCTGGTCGGCAAAGGCCTGGCCAGGGTTGAGGATTAAACGCGATGCGCTGACCGGCTTTGCGGGTTAGCGCTCACGCCTGATTTCAGTGGATAAGGTAAAATGGATATCGTTGGCAGACAAAACTTACGTCAGATGTGGGACGACCTGGCCGGGTTGTACGGAGATAAAGCAGCACTTATTTTCGAATCCTGCGAAGGAAACGTTCGGCAGTTTAGCTATGCCTCACTTAATGAAGAGATTAACCGTACGGCGAACCTTTTTCATTCATTGGGCATACGCAAAGGCGATAAGGTCGCATTACATCTGGATAACTGCCCGGAGTTCATTTTTTGCTGGTTTGGGCTGGCAAAAATTGGCGCCGTGATGGTACCGATTAACGCCCGCTTGCTGGGGGAAGAAAGCGCCTGGAACCTGCAAAACAGCCAGGTCAGCCTGCTGGTCACCAGCGCTCAGTTTTATCCAATGTACCGCCAGATAAAACGGGAAAATACCACCCCGCTTAATCACATTTCTCTTATCGGAGAGCAGGTTCCGGCTGACGATGGCGTGAGCCACTTTTCTCAGCTCAAGGACCAGCAGCCGACAACGCTGTGCTATACACCACCGTTATCCACTGATGACACGGCAGAAATTCTGTTTACCTCAGGCACCACCTCACGTCCCAAAGGGGTGGTGATTACCCACTATAACCTGCGTTTTGCCGGTTACTACTCCGCCTGGCAGTGCGCCCTGCGCGATGACGACGTCTACCTGACGGTCATGCCCGCTTTCCATATTGACTGCCAGTGTACGGCAGCCATGGCGGCTTTTTCCGCAGGCAGTACCTTTGTGCTGATAGAGAAATACAGCGCCCGGGCCTTCTGGGACCAGGTACGTAAATATCAGGCGACGGTGACGGAATGCATTCCGATGATGATCCGCACCCTGATGGTACAGCCCGCAAGCCCGACTGACAGGCAGCACAAGCTGCGCGAAGTGATGTTCTACCTCAATTTATCGGTGCAGGAAAAAGATGATTTTGTCACGCGCTTTGGCGTTAGGCTGCTGACCTCCTACGGCATGACGGAAACCATCGTCGGTATTATTGGTGACCGCCCCGGTGACCAACGGCGCTGGCCTTCCATTGGCCGCGTGGGCTTTAGCTATGAAGCCGAAATCCGCGACGATCATAATCAGCCGTTACCTGCCGGAGAGATTGGCGAAATCTGCATTAAAGGCGTGCCGGGTAAAACGATATTTAAAGAGTACTACGCACAGCCACAGGCCACGGCCAACGCGCTGGAGCCGGACGGCTGGTTGCATACCGGTGATTCCGGCTACCGGGATGAAGACGGCTTTTTCTATTTCGTTGACCGGCGCTGCAACATGATTAAACGCGGTGGGGAAAATGTTTCCTGCGTCGAGCTGGAAAATATAATCGCTGCTCACCCTAAAATTCAGGACATTGTCATTGTCGGTATTAAAGACGCTATCCGCGATGAGGCGATTAAAGCCTTTATCGTATTGAATGAGGGGGAAACATTAAGCGAAGCGGAATTTTTCAGTTTCTGCGAAGGCAATATGGCGAAGTTTAAGGTTCCCTCGTTTTTGGAGATAAGAACCGACCTGCCGCGTAATTGTTCCGGAAAAATAATCAAAAAAAATCTGAAATAAATCCTCCGCCAGGAATGCCTCCTGTCGGCAAATCTATTTTTTGGAGATGAGCTATGAGTGAATCATTACATCTGACCCGTAACGGCCCGATTCTGGAAATTACATTAGACAGGCCCAAAGCGAATGCCATTGACGCCAAAACCAGTTTTGCCATGGGTGAGGCTTTTCTTCATTTCCGCGATGACCCGGAATTGCGCGTGGCGATTATCATCGGCGGCGGCGAGAAATTCTTTTCTGCGGGCTGGGACCTAAAAGCGGCAGCAGAAGGTGAAGCGCCGGATGCCGATTTTGGTCCCGGCGGTTTTGCCGGTTTAACGGAAATATTTGATCTCGACAAGCCGGTCATCGCCGCAGTAAACGGCTATGCCTTCGGCGGCGGATTCGAGCTAGCGCTGGCGGCAGATTTTATCATCTGTGCGGAAAACGCCAGCTTTGCGCTACCGGAAGCCAAGCTTGGTATCGTGCCAGACAGCGGCGGCGTGCTGCGTCTGCCGAAGCTGCTGCCGCCTGCTATCGTCAACGAAATGGTGATGACCGGCAGACGAATGAGCGCCGAAGAAGCACTGCGCTGGGGGATTGTGAACCGCGTCGTCAGCCAGGTTGAACTGATGGACAGCGCCCGCGAACTGGCGCAGCAGCTGGTGAATAGCGCCCCGTTGGCCATCGCCGCGCTGAAAGAGATTTACCGCGCGACCAGCGAAATGTCGGTAGAAGAAGGCTACCGCTACATCCGCAGCGGCGTGCTGAAGCATTACCCATCCGTGCTGCACTCTGAGGATGCGCTCGAAGGACCGAAGGCATTTGCCGAAAAACGCGATCCGGTGTGGAAAGGTCGTTAATGTGCTGAGGCCGGATGGCGCTTTGCTTATCCGGCCTACAAAAAATGCACACTCGTAGGCCGCGTTATCCGGCAAAAACAACTGAGGAATATCGTGAGTTATTATGCGTTTGAAGGCCTGATCCCGGTGGTACACCCACAGGCGTATGTCCATCCTAGCGCAGTGCTGATTGGCGATGTGATCGTCGGTGCTGGCGTATATATCGGTCCTCTTGCCTCGCTGCGCGGCGACTATGGCCGCCTGATCCTTGAAGCAGGCTCGAATCTTCAGGATGGTTGCATCATGCACGGCTACTGTGACACCGACACCATCGTGCATGAGAATGGACACATCGGACATGGTGCAATCCTGCACGGCTGCGTCATTGGCCGGGACGCGCTGGTTGGCATGAACAGCGTCATAATGGACGGCGCAACAATTGGCGAAGAGAGCATTGTCGCCGCCATGAGCTTTGTTAAAGCCGGATTTACCGGCGAGGCAAGGCAAATGCTGGTCGGTTCACCTGCCCGCGTGCTGCGAGAGGTGACAGACCAGGAGCTGCACTGGAAGCGGCTGAACACCAAAGAGTATCAGGATCTCGCGGTTCGCTGTCGGGCAGGGTTACGCGAAACACAGCCGTTAACGCAGATTGATAAAAACCGCCCGCGTCTGAAAGGCACAACGGATGTGAAGCCCAAATCAGCACAGTAATTGATGCCGGATGCGCTCACGCTTATCCGGCCTACGAGTCAATTACCGTTTATGCCGCCATCAGGCAAACTTACAATTAGCGACGCATACTTTTTGACAGCATCATCTGCCATTTCTGCTCGCGATTAAGCTCTGTTGGCGGTACAGCCGACATACGCGGCATTTTCCCTACGCTCACTTTTTTATCCTGCAAATTGTGATTCAATCTGCTGTAGAGATGAGAATCAATACTCACGACTTTCACCAGACGCTGGCACTGACAGCCCCGGCCTGCAATCTGGTTAGGGATCATCTTAACTTCACAAACAATTTCTCCCACTTCAGACAGAATATAGGAGAGCGTATTAATTGCTTTGCAGTGTTCAATATTAAAATGGAGGGAGATTTCTTTTGCCGTGACCCAACGATCTTCAGCCCTGATCCAATCAGCAATTAACAAATAAAGCGGTCTTTCAACATATTCTTCACACATAAGCACACCATTTCACAAATTAAAAATCTGGCTACGGCCTGTCTGGATAAATAAAAACAAAGCCCTATTAAAATTGTGTATATGAGAGATAGTATGCGACTTGAATGTTGATTAGTGTGAGCAACATCTTGCTTATTACATTGAAAATGTGGTTATCACAGCGCTATTTGCCTGTAATGACCTTAATAGATAAAAAAAACGGTTTCTTTACAGAAACCGTTTCTTATTAAATTGCAGACCCGACCCGCACAGAAGCGGGTGGGTCATTGTCGATTACTTCGCAATCTGTGCGTGCATTTCCTGAACGGAGGTCACCTTCTCGGTAGCATCCGCATTCAGCGCCATCGCCGTGGCGAAACCGCCGTTCAGCGTGGTGTCATAATGAACTTTGTACTGCAGCGCGCTGCGGCGAATCAGCTTGGAGTCTTCAATCGCCTGACGACCTTCAGTGGTGTTGATGATATAGGTATATTCGCCATTCTTGATACGGTCCTGAATATGCGGACGACCTTCATGCACCTTGTTTACCAGACGCGGGTTGATACCGGCTTCCCCCAGTACAATTGCCGTACCGTGGGTGGCGTCCAGCTCGAAACCAAACTTCAGCAGCTTCGCCGCCAGGTCAACGACGCGCTCTTTATCGCCTTCACGCACGGAGAGCAATGCGCGGCCCTGTTTCTTCATGGTGGAGCTGCTGCCCAGCTGTGCCTTGGCGAATGCTTCCGCAAAGGTGCGGCCTACGCCCATCACTTCGCCGGTAGAGCGCATTTCTGGCCCTAACAGGGGGTCAACGCCCGGGAACTTGTTAAACGGCAGCACCACTTCCTTCACCGAGTAGTACGGCGGGATAATTTCCTTGGTGACGCCCTGCTGTGCCAACGTTTGACCGACCATCACGCGCGCCGCCACTTTTGCAAGCGCAACACCGGTGGCTTTGGAGACAAACGGTACGGTACGCGCCGCACGCGGGTTGACTTCAATCAGGTAAACTTCGTTGTTCTTCACTGCAAACTGGACGTTCATCAGACCACGAACCTGCAGTTCGAAGGCTAGTTTCTGCACCTGCTGGCGCATCACGTCCTGAATTTCCTGGCTCAGCGTGTAGGCTGGCAGGGAACACGCGGAGTCGCCGGAGTGAACGCCCGCCTGCTCAATGTGCTCCATGATGCCGCCAATCAGCACCCTTTCGCCGTCGCAGATAGCGTCCACGTCCACTTCTACTGCGTCATCCAGGAAGCGGTCCAGCAGCACCGGCGCGTCGTTGGAGACGCTGACCGCGGTCTGGAAGTAGCGACGCAGGTCGGCTTCGTCGTACACAATTTCCATTGCCCGACCGCCAAGCACGTAGGACGGGCGCACCACCAGCGGGTAGCCAATCTCTTTTGCCTTCTCGACCGCCATTTCAATGGCGGTAACGGTGGCGTTGGCCGGTTGTTTTAGCTTCAGACGGTCAACCGCCTGCTGGAAACGCTCACGGTCTTCAGCGCGGTCAATCGCGTCCGGGCTGGTGCCGATAACCGGCACGCCTGCGGCTTCCAGCGCACGCGCCAGCTTCAGCGGAGTCTGCCCACCGTACTGCACGATAACGCCTTTCGGCTTCTCGATACGCACGATTTCCAGCACGTCTTCGAACGTTACCGGTTCAAAGTACAAACGGTCGGAGGTGTCGTAGTCGGTAGAAACCGTTTCCGGGTTACAGTTGACCATAATGGTCTCGTAACCGTCTTCGCGCAGCGCCAGCGACGCGTGTACGCAGCAGTAATCGAATTCGATACCCTGACCGATACGGTTCGGACCACCGCCCAGCACCATAATTTTGTCGCGATCCTGAGTCGGGTTCGCTTCGCACTCTTCTTCATAGGTGGAGTACATGTAGGCAGTGTCGGTGGAGAATTCTGCGGCGCAGGTATCCACACGTTTATAAACCGGGTGCAGCTTATACTGTTCGCGCAGTTTGCGGATTTCCGCTTCGCGCACGCCAGCCAGTTTTGCCAGACGCGCATCGGCAAAGCCTTTACGCTTGAGCTGGCGCAGGAAATCAGCGTCGAGGCCGTTAATCCCCAGCTCTGCAACTTTTTCTTCCAGACGCACCAGTTCTTCAATCTGTACCAGGAACCAGCGGTCAATGTTGGTCAGGTTGAAGACGCCATCAACGGACAGACCAGCACGGAACGCATCGGCGATGTACCAGATACGCTCAGCGCCTGCATCTTTCAGCTCGCGACGAATTTTGGTCAGCGCTTCCGGGTCATCCAGGCTCACTTTCGGGTCGAAACCGGTGGCGCCCACTTCCAGACCGCGCAGCGCTTTTTGCAGCGATTCCTGCTGTGTGCGGCCAATCGCCATCACTTCGCCGACGGACTTCATCTGCGTCGTCAGACGGTCGTTAGCACCGGCAAACTTCTCGAAGTTAAAGCGCGGGATCTTAGTCACAACGTAGTCGATAGACGGTTCGAACGACGCTGGAGTACGGCCGCCGGTGATGTCGTTCATCAGCTCATCGAGGGTATAACCGACCGCCAGTTTCGCCGCCACTTTGGCAATCGGGAAACCGGTCGCTTTCGAGGCCAGCGCCGAGGAGCGGGAAACGCGTGGGTTCATTTCAATGACAATCAGGCGGCCGTTTTTCGGGTTCACCGCAAACTGCACGTTAGACCCGCCGGTTTCTACGCCGATTTCACGCAGTACCGCCATCGAGGCGTTACGCATGATTTGATATTCTTTGTCGGTCAGCGTCTGGGCAGGTGCCACGGTAATGGAGTCACCGGTATGAATGCCCATGGCGTCGAAGTTTTCGATGGAGCAGACAATAATGCAGTTATCATTTTTGTCACGTACCACTTCCATCTCGTACTCTTTCCAGCCAATCAGCGATTCATCAATCAGCAGCTCTTTCGTTGGGGAAAGATCCAGACCGCGTTCGCAAATCTCTTCAAACTCTTCGCGGTTATAGGCAATACCGCCGCCGGTACCACCCATGGTGAAGGACGGGCGGATGATGCACGGGAAGCCGACGTCAGCGGCAACCGCCAGCGCTTCTTCCATGGTGTGCGCGATACCAGAACGCGCGGTGTCGAGACCGATTTTCTTCATTGCGATGTCGAAGCGACGGCGATCCTCTGCTTTATCAATCGCATCGGCGGTGGCACCAATCATGGTCACACCGAACTCTTCAAGTACGCCCTGACGCTCAAGCTCCAGCGCGCAGTTCAGCGCCGTCTGGCCGCCCATGGTAGGCAGTACCGCATCCGGGCGCTCTTTTTCGATAATTTTGCGTACCACTTCCCAGTGAATTGGCTCGATGTAAGTGGCATCGGCCATTTCCGGGTCGGTCATGATGGTCGCCGGGTTGGAGTTGACCAGAATAACGCGGTAACCCTCTTCACGCAGGGCTTTACACGCCTGCGCGCCGGAATAGTCAAACTCACACGCCTGGCCGATAACAATCGGACCCGCGCCCAGAATCAGGATACTTTTTATGTCTGTACGTTTTGGCATGGCTCTTTTAACTCCTGATTATTTCGCGGACTGACGGTATTGCTCAATTAACTCGATAAAGTGGTCGAACAGCGGCGCAGCATCGTGCGGCCCCGGGCTCGCTTCAGGGTGGCCCTGGAAGCTAAACGCCGGTTTGTCGGTGCGATGGATACCCTGCAGGGTGCCATCGAACAGTGATTTGTGTGTGACGCGCAAGGTAGCAGGCATCGAGGCTTCATCCACCGCAAAACCGTGGTTCTGCGCGGTAATCATCACGGTGTTGTTATCGATATCTTTCACCGGATGGTTGCCGCCGTGGTGGCCAAACTTCATCTTGATGGTCTTCGCACCGCTCGCCAGCGCCAGCAGCTGATGGCCGAGACAGATGCCAAACACCGGAATATCGGTTTCGAGGAATTTCTGAATCGCGGCAATCGCGTAGTCACACGGTGCCGGGTCGCCAGGACCGTTGGACAGGAAGATACCGTCCGGATTCATCTTTAATACGTCTTCTGCGGAGGTCTGCGCAGGCACAACCGTCAGGCGGCAGCCGCGATCCACCAGCATACGCAGAATGTTGCGTTTCGCGCCGAAATCGTAGGCAACCACGTGGAGCGGGAGTTCTTCAGCGGATTTTGCTTCCGGCAGGTCGCCTTCCAGCGTCCAGCTTCCCTGTGTCCAGCCATACGGTTCTGCCGTAGTGACTTCTTTCGCCAGATCCATGCCGTTCAGGCCCGGGAAGGCTTTCGCTTTTTCCAGCGCCAGCTGTGCATCCAGGTTATCCCCTGCGATGATGCAGCCGTTCTGAGCGCCTTTCTCGCGCAACAAACGGGTCAGCTTACGGGTATCAATATCGGCAATCGCCACGATGTTATGGCGCTTCAGGTAAGAAGAGAGGTCTTCGGTATTGCGGTAATTGCTGGCAATCAGCGGCAGGTCGCGGATGACCAGACCTTGCGCATGTACCTGAGAAGATTCTGCATCGGCTTCATTGGTGCCGACATTGCCGATATGAGGATAAGTAAGGGTGACGATTTGGCGGGAATAGGAAGGATCAGTGAGGATTTCTTGATAACCGGTCATTGAAGTATTGAAAACGACTTCCCCAACCGCCGAACCTGTTGCCCCTATGGCCCGACCGTGAAACTGGGTTCCGTCTTCCAGAACCAATAGCGCTGACTTAATCAAAACACCCTCCAGAGAATATTCACTCACTTTATTTGCATATTAATTCATTAGCACAGTATGAATCAATGCAAATTTGCTTACCTATGGATTTCTGGCAAACGGCGGCATTCTAGAGACAGCCCGGGGAAAAGTCTACCCAAAAGGGGATTTTTTATTATTATTTTACGCCACTGGGACAAATCACGTGATTTAACAGGCAAAAAGATCAGCTAAGTAACGGTAGAAAACGCTTGCGGTAGGTCAAGAATGTAAAAATGAATCATGACAGACAAAAAAGTGGACCATTTGGTCAAAATTTACATTGAGGCAACAAAAACACATTACAAAACATCTTAAAATAAGTGTTTTAATTGAAAAATATAAAAACAATGGAAAAATAAAAGGGCAATAAAATATTGCCCTATGTAATCAATAAATTATGATTACCATAACCACATCACGAAGGGTAATAAAACCTTATAAACTGCCTAAATCAAGCACATCTTTCATATCAAAAAGACCGTTTGATTTACCTTTCAACCACATCGCCGATCTTACCGCACCGTTGGCAAACGTCATACGGCTGGACGCTTTGTGCGTAATCTCGATACGTTCGCCAATATCGGCGAACATCGCCGTATGTTCCCCGACGATGTCACCAGCACGCACCGTGGCAAAACCGATAGTGCCAGGCACACGTTCACCGGTGTAACCTTCACGCGAGTAGACAGCACAGTCCTTTAAATCTTTGTCCAGCGCCCCGGCAATCGCCTCCCCCATCGCCAGCGCCGTCCCTGACGGTGCGTCGACTTTATGACGGTGGTGCGCTTCAATAATTTCGATGTCGGTATAGTCGCCCATCACCTTCGCCGCTTTCTCCAGCAGTTTAAGCATCACGTTCACGCCGACGCTAAAGTTGGCGGCAAACACAATGCCGATATCCTGCGAGGCATCGCGAATGGTCTGCTTACCGGCATCATCAAACCCGGTCGTGCCAATCACCATGCCTTTTGCATGCTGCCGACAAAATGCCAGATGCGTCAGCGTGCCTTCCGGGCGGGTAAAATCGATAAAGACATCGAAATCGTCTTTTACCGCTTCGAGGCTGCTCTGAACGGTTACGCCAGATTTTCCAACGCCCGCCAGCTCACCAGCATCGCTGCCCAGTAAAGAGGAGCCGTCACGCTCTAGTGCCGCCCCCAGTTGTACTCCTTCCATCGCCATCGCAGCCTGAATTAACTGCCGTCCCATGCGGCCACCGGCGCCTGCAATGGCGACGCGGATTTGTGCATCATGCATAGCTATTCTCTTTTGTTAAAATTGCGTAAATCGTTTTCAGAGTAACCAGCCCGCGACAGGGTCGCCAGCCGAAAACGTCCATAATTAGAAATTAATGATAAACAGAGAGGAATATCAGTAAAAGACATGATTCACCCCGCAGGATGAATCATTGCCGCAGTCGGGGAAAGAAGTCAAACTCGCTCAGAATGGCGACAGACGATAAGAAAAGCACTTTAAAACCCAACGGTAGGTAGCCAATTCGCGTGACCGTTTCTGCCAGCCCATTTTCAGGCCGCTAGAGTATAGCTCACCACCATCTGCCCTTTTTTCAGCTTAACCTGTGTAATGATCACCTCACCCAACTCGGATAAACGGGCCACGTGCGTACCGCCACAAGGATATCCCGGTAGGTCACCAAAACCGACCTGGCGTAAGCCGCCGTCAAAGGTAATTCGGCGCGCAAGATTGTCGGTCTGCCATTGGCCAATTTTCGCCATCAGTTGTGTCGCTTCCGGCAAAGTGCTGCCCTCACCTATCGCAAAAGTAATGCGCCCTTCATTCGGCCAATGGTGCGCTTTAACCGGTCGCCAACCAAATATTTCACCGGCCTGACCAATCATGTGCCCGGCTGAGTGCAGACGGGCGTGAAGATGGCGGACAGCAGCATCAATATGCAGCGTCGTT of the Citrobacter freundii genome contains:
- the caiC gene encoding crotonobetaine/carnitine-CoA ligase; this encodes MDIVGRQNLRQMWDDLAGLYGDKAALIFESCEGNVRQFSYASLNEEINRTANLFHSLGIRKGDKVALHLDNCPEFIFCWFGLAKIGAVMVPINARLLGEESAWNLQNSQVSLLVTSAQFYPMYRQIKRENTTPLNHISLIGEQVPADDGVSHFSQLKDQQPTTLCYTPPLSTDDTAEILFTSGTTSRPKGVVITHYNLRFAGYYSAWQCALRDDDVYLTVMPAFHIDCQCTAAMAAFSAGSTFVLIEKYSARAFWDQVRKYQATVTECIPMMIRTLMVQPASPTDRQHKLREVMFYLNLSVQEKDDFVTRFGVRLLTSYGMTETIVGIIGDRPGDQRRWPSIGRVGFSYEAEIRDDHNQPLPAGEIGEICIKGVPGKTIFKEYYAQPQATANALEPDGWLHTGDSGYRDEDGFFYFVDRRCNMIKRGGENVSCVELENIIAAHPKIQDIVIVGIKDAIRDEAIKAFIVLNEGETLSEAEFFSFCEGNMAKFKVPSFLEIRTDLPRNCSGKIIKKNLK
- the caiD gene encoding crotonobetainyl-CoA hydratase → MSESLHLTRNGPILEITLDRPKANAIDAKTSFAMGEAFLHFRDDPELRVAIIIGGGEKFFSAGWDLKAAAEGEAPDADFGPGGFAGLTEIFDLDKPVIAAVNGYAFGGGFELALAADFIICAENASFALPEAKLGIVPDSGGVLRLPKLLPPAIVNEMVMTGRRMSAEEALRWGIVNRVVSQVELMDSARELAQQLVNSAPLAIAALKEIYRATSEMSVEEGYRYIRSGVLKHYPSVLHSEDALEGPKAFAEKRDPVWKGR
- the caiE gene encoding carnitine operon protein CaiE; this translates as MSYYAFEGLIPVVHPQAYVHPSAVLIGDVIVGAGVYIGPLASLRGDYGRLILEAGSNLQDGCIMHGYCDTDTIVHENGHIGHGAILHGCVIGRDALVGMNSVIMDGATIGEESIVAAMSFVKAGFTGEARQMLVGSPARVLREVTDQELHWKRLNTKEYQDLAVRCRAGLRETQPLTQIDKNRPRLKGTTDVKPKSAQ
- the carB gene encoding carbamoyl-phosphate synthase large subunit, which encodes MPKRTDIKSILILGAGPIVIGQACEFDYSGAQACKALREEGYRVILVNSNPATIMTDPEMADATYIEPIHWEVVRKIIEKERPDAVLPTMGGQTALNCALELERQGVLEEFGVTMIGATADAIDKAEDRRRFDIAMKKIGLDTARSGIAHTMEEALAVAADVGFPCIIRPSFTMGGTGGGIAYNREEFEEICERGLDLSPTKELLIDESLIGWKEYEMEVVRDKNDNCIIVCSIENFDAMGIHTGDSITVAPAQTLTDKEYQIMRNASMAVLREIGVETGGSNVQFAVNPKNGRLIVIEMNPRVSRSSALASKATGFPIAKVAAKLAVGYTLDELMNDITGGRTPASFEPSIDYVVTKIPRFNFEKFAGANDRLTTQMKSVGEVMAIGRTQQESLQKALRGLEVGATGFDPKVSLDDPEALTKIRRELKDAGAERIWYIADAFRAGLSVDGVFNLTNIDRWFLVQIEELVRLEEKVAELGINGLDADFLRQLKRKGFADARLAKLAGVREAEIRKLREQYKLHPVYKRVDTCAAEFSTDTAYMYSTYEEECEANPTQDRDKIMVLGGGPNRIGQGIEFDYCCVHASLALREDGYETIMVNCNPETVSTDYDTSDRLYFEPVTFEDVLEIVRIEKPKGVIVQYGGQTPLKLARALEAAGVPVIGTSPDAIDRAEDRERFQQAVDRLKLKQPANATVTAIEMAVEKAKEIGYPLVVRPSYVLGGRAMEIVYDEADLRRYFQTAVSVSNDAPVLLDRFLDDAVEVDVDAICDGERVLIGGIMEHIEQAGVHSGDSACSLPAYTLSQEIQDVMRQQVQKLAFELQVRGLMNVQFAVKNNEVYLIEVNPRAARTVPFVSKATGVALAKVAARVMVGQTLAQQGVTKEIIPPYYSVKEVVLPFNKFPGVDPLLGPEMRSTGEVMGVGRTFAEAFAKAQLGSSSTMKKQGRALLSVREGDKERVVDLAAKLLKFGFELDATHGTAIVLGEAGINPRLVNKVHEGRPHIQDRIKNGEYTYIINTTEGRQAIEDSKLIRRSALQYKVHYDTTLNGGFATAMALNADATEKVTSVQEMHAQIAK
- the caiF gene encoding carnitine metabolism transcriptional regulator CaiF, which translates into the protein MCEEYVERPLYLLIADWIRAEDRWVTAKEISLHFNIEHCKAINTLSYILSEVGEIVCEVKMIPNQIAGRGCQCQRLVKVVSIDSHLYSRLNHNLQDKKVSVGKMPRMSAVPPTELNREQKWQMMLSKSMRR
- the caiA gene encoding crotonobetainyl-CoA dehydrogenase, encoding MDFNLNDEQELFVAGIRELMASENWEAYFAECDRDSVYPERFVKALADMGIDSLLIPEEHGGLEAGFVTVAAVWMELGRLGAPTYVLYQLPGGFNTFLREGTQEQIDKIMAFQGTGKQMWNSAITEPGAGSDVGSLKTTYTRKDGKVYLNGSKCFITSSAYTPYIVVMARDGASPDKPIYTEWFVDMTKAGIKVNKLEKLGLRMDSCCEITFDDVELDEKDMFGREGNGFNRVKEEFDHERFLVALTNYGTAMCAFEDAARYANQRVQFGEAIGRFQLIQEKFAHMAIKLNSMKNMLLEAAWKADNGTITSGDAAMCKYFCANAAFEVVDTSMQVLGGVGIAGNHRITRFWRDLRVDRVSGGSDEMQILTLGRAVLKQYR
- the caiB gene encoding L-carnitine CoA-transferase; this encodes MDHLPMPAFGPLAGVRVVFSGIEIAGPFAGQMFAEWGAEVIWIENVAWADTIRVQPNYPQLSRRNLHALSLNIFKDEGREAFLKLMETTDIFIEASKGPAFARRGITDEVLWEHNPKLVIAHLSGFGQYGTDEYTNLPAYNTIAQAFSGYLIQNGDVDQPMPAFPYTADYFSGMTATTAALAALYKVRETGKGESIDIAMYEVMLRMGQYFMMDYFNGGEVCPRMTKGKDPYYAGCGLYKCADGYIVMELVGITQINECFKDIGLAHILGTPEVPEGTQLIHRVECPYGPLVEEKLDAWLAEHTIADVQARFAELNIACAKVLTIPELEDNPQYVARESITQWQTMDGRTCKGPNIMPKFKNNPGKIWRGMPSHGMDTAAILKNIGYSEADINELVGKGLARVED